One genomic segment of Catalinimonas alkaloidigena includes these proteins:
- a CDS encoding LegC family aminotransferase, whose product MLAEFTSFIREYYQRPEGEIPLHEAFIAEQDYLRLKACLDSGIVSTVGSLVEEFERKIAETVNAEYAVATNTGTAALHLALLCSGVKAHDLVITQPFSFVASCNAIRYCGADPLFIDIDRLTLGLSADALATFLEEETEVREDGKSYHKASGRRVSHCLPVCTFGHPPELDKIQTLCQKHGIGVIVDAAEALGSSYQGKPAASWGDAAVLSFNGNKIVTSGGGGMLLTKHKHLADQARHLSVQARRHESIHISHDHVGYNYRMPNLNAALGLAQLESLKEKMKKLRQLAEVYHTFFCAYDLEVVKEYEEAKSNYWLNAVAFSKQAERDGFVQETNAKGILTRPAWTLMNHLPMYQNCISTALPNAEGAAQQLALLPSIVVNTPMDSKL is encoded by the coding sequence ATGTTAGCCGAATTCACCAGCTTTATCAGAGAATATTACCAAAGGCCGGAAGGTGAAATACCGCTGCACGAAGCCTTTATCGCTGAGCAGGATTATCTGCGACTGAAGGCCTGTCTGGATTCGGGCATCGTTTCTACGGTAGGTAGTTTGGTAGAGGAGTTTGAGCGGAAAATTGCAGAGACTGTCAATGCGGAGTATGCAGTGGCTACCAATACGGGAACAGCCGCCCTGCATCTGGCTTTGCTTTGTTCAGGAGTAAAAGCCCATGATCTGGTCATTACCCAGCCCTTTAGTTTCGTAGCTTCCTGCAATGCCATCCGCTACTGTGGTGCCGATCCCCTTTTTATTGATATTGACCGGCTTACCTTAGGCTTATCCGCTGATGCGTTGGCGACTTTTCTGGAAGAGGAAACAGAAGTCAGAGAGGATGGAAAATCCTATCATAAAGCCAGTGGTAGGAGGGTAAGTCATTGCCTGCCGGTTTGTACGTTTGGTCATCCGCCGGAGCTGGATAAAATACAAACGCTTTGCCAGAAGCATGGTATTGGCGTGATCGTAGATGCCGCCGAGGCCCTGGGAAGTAGCTATCAGGGAAAGCCCGCTGCCAGCTGGGGAGATGCAGCGGTGCTGAGTTTCAATGGGAATAAGATCGTGACCAGCGGGGGTGGAGGGATGCTACTTACCAAGCATAAACATTTGGCTGACCAAGCCCGGCATCTGTCAGTACAGGCCAGGCGACACGAAAGTATTCATATTAGCCATGATCATGTGGGCTATAACTACCGCATGCCCAATCTCAATGCTGCTTTGGGACTAGCGCAGTTGGAAAGTCTGAAAGAAAAAATGAAAAAGTTACGTCAGCTGGCAGAAGTCTATCATACTTTCTTCTGTGCATACGATTTAGAAGTAGTAAAAGAATACGAGGAAGCGAAGTCTAATTACTGGTTAAATGCAGTAGCTTTCTCCAAACAGGCGGAACGCGACGGTTTTGTGCAGGAAACCAATGCAAAGGGCATACTGACCCGCCCTGCCTGGACGCTGATGAACCACCTGCCTATGTACCAGAATTGTATCAGCACAGCCTTACCCAATGCCGAAGGGGCAGCGCAACAACTGGCACTTTTACCGAGTATCGTTGTAAATACGCCTATGGATTCTAAGTTGTAG
- a CDS encoding acetyltransferase — protein sequence MAKEIILIGGGGHCKSVIDVIEQEGSYTIKGIIDVAEKVGQQVSAYNIIGTEEELPEFLEASPYAVVTVGQVRDSALRIKLFERIKKAGGQLPVIISPRAYVSPRAEIGEGSVVMHAACVNAGVKVGLNAIINSQALIEHDAVVGDYCHISTAAVINGDCQVGNEVLIGSRAALRQGVKIADKVLVGMGSVVLHDILTAGIYAGVPAHKLS from the coding sequence ATGGCTAAAGAAATCATACTCATCGGTGGAGGCGGGCATTGTAAGTCAGTCATAGATGTGATCGAACAGGAAGGTAGTTATACCATTAAAGGTATCATAGATGTAGCTGAGAAGGTAGGGCAGCAGGTATCGGCTTATAACATTATCGGTACTGAAGAGGAACTGCCGGAATTTCTGGAAGCATCACCCTATGCGGTAGTAACTGTCGGACAGGTAAGAGACTCAGCGCTTCGCATAAAACTTTTTGAACGTATTAAAAAAGCTGGCGGGCAGCTGCCAGTGATCATTTCTCCCCGGGCTTATGTCTCTCCCCGGGCAGAAATTGGGGAAGGAAGCGTGGTCATGCATGCGGCCTGTGTCAATGCCGGGGTAAAAGTGGGGCTGAATGCCATTATCAACAGCCAGGCCCTGATAGAGCATGATGCGGTGGTGGGTGATTATTGCCATATCTCTACCGCCGCGGTAATCAACGGCGACTGTCAGGTGGGCAATGAGGTTCTGATAGGCAGCCGGGCCGCACTGCGACAGGGAGTGAAAATAGCCGATAAAGTGCTGGTCGGGATGGGTAGCGTCGTATTACACGACATCTTAACTGCGGGTATTTATGCCGGTGTACCTGCGCATAAGTTATCATAG
- a CDS encoding D-alanyl-D-alanine carboxypeptidase translates to MKKQVLHFLFFAAIIIFISACASRPGISSRKFKDYIAESPVFKTNFTGFALYDTRLDEMVYTYQGDKYYTPASNTKIFSLYASLKLMGDSIPALEYTVQGDSLLFTGTGDPTFLHHDITDLDTTYSQHVYNFLKDYDGQLVYVPRPTEDRYFGPGWAWSDYNFYYSPEKSVFPMYANVVRFNFKEGFNKPLVSPDFFTSYVEGFPDPKAPYSVFRQQHENYFSYAPKDDTLSFERDVPFIQSDRLVARLLSDTLKRNVQLMQPKLSVQDSFPVFTYKLYSLPADSVYKRMMQHSDNFFAEQLLMTCSSVFQDTLSTEWTIDYMKEHYLNDLPDEPIWRDGSGLSRYNLQTPRSIVALLRKVGEELNDERIKDIFPAGGESGTISSWYPNPEGSEPFVFAKTGTLSNKSALSGFIYTKSGKKLIFSFLHNNYITSTTPLKKEMERILQDIYLNY, encoded by the coding sequence ATGAAGAAACAAGTACTTCATTTCCTGTTTTTTGCTGCCATCATTATATTCATCAGTGCCTGTGCCAGCAGGCCGGGCATCAGCTCCCGAAAGTTCAAAGATTATATAGCGGAGTCTCCTGTATTTAAAACTAACTTTACCGGCTTTGCACTGTATGATACCAGACTGGATGAAATGGTGTATACCTATCAGGGAGATAAATATTATACTCCGGCTTCTAATACCAAGATATTTAGCCTATATGCCTCTCTGAAGCTGATGGGAGATTCTATCCCGGCGCTTGAATACACCGTTCAGGGAGATTCACTGCTGTTTACCGGTACAGGTGATCCTACTTTTTTGCATCATGATATTACGGATCTGGATACTACTTATAGTCAGCATGTTTACAATTTCCTGAAAGACTATGACGGACAGCTGGTATATGTGCCCAGGCCTACCGAAGATAGATATTTCGGACCCGGTTGGGCGTGGAGTGACTATAATTTTTATTATTCTCCGGAGAAATCCGTTTTTCCTATGTATGCCAATGTGGTACGCTTCAATTTTAAGGAAGGTTTTAATAAGCCTCTGGTGAGCCCTGATTTTTTTACCAGTTATGTAGAAGGCTTTCCCGATCCAAAAGCACCCTATTCGGTCTTCAGACAACAGCACGAAAATTACTTTAGCTATGCACCCAAAGATGATACACTGAGCTTTGAAAGGGATGTACCTTTTATACAGTCAGATCGGCTAGTAGCCAGATTGCTTTCCGATACGTTAAAGAGAAATGTACAACTGATGCAGCCAAAACTAAGTGTACAGGATAGTTTTCCGGTCTTTACGTATAAGCTATATAGTTTGCCTGCCGATAGTGTCTATAAGCGGATGATGCAGCATAGTGACAACTTTTTTGCCGAACAGTTGCTTATGACCTGTTCTTCAGTTTTTCAGGATACATTGAGTACCGAATGGACGATTGACTATATGAAAGAGCATTATCTGAACGACCTGCCGGACGAACCTATCTGGAGAGATGGGTCAGGCTTGTCACGCTATAATCTGCAGACGCCTCGCAGTATTGTTGCTCTCTTGCGAAAAGTAGGCGAAGAATTGAACGATGAAAGGATCAAAGATATTTTCCCGGCGGGAGGGGAGTCCGGTACCATAAGCTCCTGGTATCCTAATCCTGAGGGTAGTGAGCCTTTTGTGTTTGCCAAGACCGGGACACTCAGCAACAAGTCTGCCTTGAGTGGATTTATTTATACTAAATCCGGTAAAAAGTTGATCTTCAGTTTTTTACATAACAACTATATTACTTCTACTACCCCACTGAAGAAAGAAATGGAAAGGATATTACAGGATATTTATCTGAATTATTAA
- a CDS encoding type II toxin-antitoxin system PemK/MazF family toxin — MRYDQGDIVLIPFPFTDLSQTKKRPALVISNSTANQSGDYLLMQITSKYSADLCVKILLADYEEERLPIQSFVRINKIFCLNGSLIEKKISSVTAGFSKRITQEIIAIIKR; from the coding sequence ATGAGATACGACCAGGGTGATATAGTACTGATACCATTTCCTTTTACAGATTTAAGCCAGACAAAAAAACGACCGGCATTAGTGATAAGTAATTCAACAGCAAACCAAAGCGGTGATTACTTATTAATGCAGATAACCTCAAAGTATAGCGCTGACCTATGTGTAAAAATTTTGCTAGCTGATTATGAGGAAGAGAGATTACCTATACAAAGTTTTGTGAGGATAAATAAGATTTTTTGCCTGAACGGATCGCTCATTGAAAAAAAGATTTCCTCTGTTACTGCCGGGTTTAGCAAGCGTATCACTCAAGAAATAATAGCGATTATCAAAAGGTAG
- a CDS encoding TolC family protein, with product MTTTIQNKRLHLFVTLLLILLAIAGRAQSVEDDPLVLSLQESIERAINNNVSVKQTELQVIGSQVALKQSKADLLPSLNASTGISYSVGRTINQFTNEYVDQPVRQQNMGINSQLTIFNGLQRLNTIKQNKINLEGSQYELEASKDAVTLNVIQAYTQILFNIELLETADFQLQTTQQQLQRTEKLVNAGSLPIANQLQLEAQLASDELNIVNAENDLELAYLNLKQLLQIPESDAIEIIIPELEAPTSAELPFSAGVVYEGAVQNWANLQSAELQINSARYGLAIAKGGYYPTLSLSAGIFSQYSSIAPDQIPRAGTDNITSVLPTGDFLQVPDGLIPDLPAGTRIPVLTETQIPSEFTDNTYWNQLDFNLRRFISLDLNIPIFNNWRVRSNVANARINMESARLEVINQRNQLRQTIEQVYLDAKAAAKSFEANNKRVASLQEAFRNTETRYQVGAIDAVDFNQAKNDLNAAESDLIRAKYNYIFSLKVLDFYQGKPLDF from the coding sequence ATGACCACAACCATCCAAAACAAGAGGTTGCACCTCTTTGTCACCCTTCTGTTAATTCTTCTTGCTATAGCTGGCAGGGCTCAATCCGTTGAAGATGACCCTTTGGTCTTAAGCTTACAGGAAAGTATTGAGCGTGCGATCAATAATAATGTCTCTGTTAAGCAGACTGAACTACAGGTGATAGGAAGCCAGGTGGCACTCAAGCAGTCAAAAGCTGACCTGCTGCCCTCGCTGAATGCCAGTACCGGCATCAGCTATAGCGTAGGGCGTACCATCAACCAATTTACCAATGAATATGTAGACCAGCCGGTGCGGCAGCAGAATATGGGCATAAATTCCCAGCTCACTATATTTAACGGGCTGCAGCGTCTGAATACAATTAAGCAAAATAAAATTAACCTGGAAGGCAGTCAGTATGAGCTGGAAGCCAGTAAAGATGCGGTGACCCTCAATGTGATACAGGCCTATACTCAGATTTTGTTTAATATTGAGTTGTTGGAAACCGCCGACTTTCAGCTACAGACGACACAACAACAGTTGCAGCGTACGGAAAAGCTGGTGAATGCAGGTTCGTTACCTATCGCTAATCAATTGCAGCTAGAAGCGCAACTGGCCAGTGATGAGCTTAATATCGTTAATGCGGAAAATGACCTGGAACTGGCATATCTCAATCTGAAACAACTACTGCAAATTCCTGAGAGCGACGCTATAGAAATTATCATTCCCGAACTGGAAGCCCCTACATCAGCAGAACTGCCTTTCTCTGCCGGAGTGGTGTATGAAGGGGCTGTACAAAACTGGGCAAACTTGCAGAGTGCCGAACTACAGATAAACAGTGCCCGCTACGGCCTGGCCATCGCAAAAGGTGGCTACTATCCTACACTTTCCCTTAGTGCTGGAATTTTTTCGCAATATTCCAGCATAGCCCCGGACCAGATTCCCCGAGCAGGTACGGATAATATTACCAGCGTGCTTCCTACCGGAGATTTTCTCCAGGTGCCCGATGGCCTGATACCGGATTTACCAGCCGGAACACGTATTCCTGTGCTGACGGAAACGCAGATCCCTTCAGAGTTTACAGACAATACCTACTGGAATCAGTTGGACTTTAACCTACGCCGTTTCATCAGCCTGGACCTGAACATACCTATCTTCAACAATTGGAGGGTACGCTCTAATGTCGCCAATGCCCGGATCAATATGGAGAGTGCCCGCCTGGAGGTGATCAATCAGCGAAACCAGCTGCGCCAAACTATTGAGCAGGTATACCTGGATGCTAAGGCCGCCGCCAAGAGTTTTGAAGCCAATAATAAGAGAGTAGCCTCTTTACAGGAAGCTTTCAGGAATACCGAAACCCGCTACCAGGTAGGAGCCATAGACGCAGTGGATTTCAATCAGGCGAAGAATGACCTGAATGCAGCAGAATCCGATCTGATAAGAGCAAAGTACAATTATATCTTTAGCCTCAAGGTGCTGGATTTTTATCAGGGTAAACCGCTGGATTTCTAG
- a CDS encoding sensor histidine kinase — protein MSTHINSPLTFRLVMIHVGAWVAFILLLFVIFGTPIDDPSVTMRTLLSTIPLIALFYSNTSFLIPRLLAKKRVIPYILAVIGAVGLVALLTLWIERTFNWEFYESHSWYPGIVTSRSVLNSLLILTVSGGLKMTKEWFRNERLKNEMEKEKMASELAMLKSQINPHFLFNNLNNIYSLAIKKSEDAPKGIVMLSEMMRYVLYDSSADKISLSKEVEHLQNYIDLQKLRLKQGKKICFETEGDLEIKKIEPMLLEPFVENAFKHGDIFRQEGNICIKLKVEGDELSFKVKNTVSRNGHVKDKHSGIGLKNIEKRLDLLYPKRYQLNIEEKEGTFEVDLKLNLTHD, from the coding sequence ATGTCTACTCATATAAATTCGCCGCTCACCTTTCGTTTGGTGATGATCCATGTGGGGGCATGGGTTGCTTTTATTCTCCTGTTGTTCGTGATATTCGGTACGCCAATAGATGATCCGAGTGTAACGATGAGAACTTTACTGTCAACCATTCCTCTGATCGCACTATTTTATTCTAACACCTCTTTTCTGATCCCTCGCCTGTTGGCTAAGAAAAGAGTGATTCCTTATATACTGGCAGTGATAGGAGCCGTGGGCCTGGTAGCCCTGCTCACTTTATGGATTGAAAGAACCTTCAACTGGGAGTTTTATGAGAGTCACAGCTGGTATCCCGGAATCGTAACCAGCCGCTCGGTACTCAATAGCCTTTTGATTCTTACTGTGAGCGGAGGCTTGAAAATGACCAAAGAATGGTTCAGAAATGAGCGCCTGAAGAATGAGATGGAGAAAGAGAAAATGGCTTCTGAACTGGCCATGCTCAAATCACAGATCAATCCTCACTTTTTATTTAACAACCTCAATAACATCTATTCACTGGCTATCAAAAAGTCGGAAGACGCTCCCAAAGGCATAGTGATGCTTTCGGAAATGATGCGCTATGTGCTGTACGATTCCAGCGCCGACAAGATTAGTCTGAGTAAGGAAGTAGAGCATTTGCAAAACTATATTGATTTGCAGAAGCTACGTTTAAAGCAGGGTAAGAAAATTTGCTTTGAAACTGAAGGTGATCTGGAAATCAAGAAAATTGAACCTATGCTTCTGGAACCCTTTGTGGAAAACGCATTCAAGCATGGTGACATTTTCAGGCAGGAGGGTAATATTTGTATCAAGTTAAAAGTGGAGGGGGACGAGTTGAGCTTCAAGGTAAAAAATACAGTAAGCAGAAACGGACACGTTAAAGATAAGCACTCGGGTATTGGGTTGAAAAACATAGAAAAGCGGCTTGACCTACTTTATCCCAAACGCTATCAGCTAAATATAGAAGAGAAAGAAGGAACATTTGAAGTGGATTTGAAGCTAAACTTGACCCATGATTAG
- a CDS encoding glycosyltransferase family 4 protein, with protein MNLNKPRLIVFLCPYPEGGAPSQRFRFEQYLQALNDNGFQYRIEGFLDEKTNRILYQPGQTAKKLLGVLKGFLRRLLFLPTLNKADYVFIHREATPVGPPIVEWIIAKILKKKIIYDFDDAIWLRDTSGINSFMAKIKWQQKVASICRWSYKVSAGNNYLYDFAKQYCQQIVLNPTTIDTEHYHNQRKNQHDSPLTIGWTGSHSTMKYLYAIEDVLQQLEKVYAFRFVVISNRPPEMKLKNLHFIPWKEATEIDDLLQLHIGIMPLPDDLWAKGKCGFKALQYLSLGIPALVSPVGVNAKIVAQGVNGYLCSSDQEWYDSLSKLLNDQELRTRMGAAGRNKVEEEYSVKANTSNFLGLFK; from the coding sequence ATGAATCTTAATAAGCCCAGGCTGATTGTTTTTTTATGTCCTTACCCTGAAGGAGGAGCGCCCAGCCAACGCTTTCGTTTTGAGCAATATCTGCAAGCGCTAAACGATAATGGCTTTCAATATCGCATTGAGGGTTTCCTGGATGAAAAGACCAACCGTATACTCTATCAGCCGGGTCAAACCGCAAAAAAGTTGCTGGGGGTGCTTAAAGGTTTTCTGCGCAGACTTTTGTTCCTGCCTACCCTGAATAAAGCAGATTATGTGTTTATCCATCGGGAAGCCACCCCTGTGGGACCACCTATCGTAGAATGGATCATCGCCAAAATTTTGAAGAAAAAGATCATCTATGATTTTGATGATGCTATCTGGCTGAGAGATACTTCTGGAATCAATAGTTTTATGGCCAAAATTAAATGGCAGCAAAAAGTAGCCAGTATCTGTAGATGGAGCTATAAAGTAAGCGCAGGTAATAATTATCTATACGATTTTGCAAAGCAGTACTGTCAGCAGATAGTGCTCAATCCTACCACGATTGACACGGAACATTATCACAATCAACGCAAAAACCAGCATGATAGTCCGCTCACGATCGGGTGGACAGGCTCACACTCTACCATGAAATACCTGTATGCTATTGAAGACGTATTACAACAACTAGAAAAAGTTTACGCCTTTCGCTTTGTAGTGATCTCTAACCGCCCTCCGGAAATGAAGCTGAAGAACCTGCACTTTATCCCCTGGAAAGAAGCTACGGAAATAGATGACTTACTTCAACTTCATATCGGAATCATGCCCCTGCCTGATGACTTGTGGGCGAAAGGCAAGTGTGGCTTCAAAGCCTTACAGTATTTATCATTGGGGATCCCGGCGCTGGTGTCTCCGGTAGGCGTAAATGCCAAAATCGTAGCACAGGGGGTGAACGGTTACCTCTGTTCCTCTGATCAGGAGTGGTATGACAGTTTGTCCAAACTACTGAATGATCAGGAACTGCGTACAAGGATGGGAGCGGCAGGAAGGAATAAAGTGGAGGAGGAATACTCGGTAAAAGCCAATACCAGCAACTTTTTGGGTTTGTTTAAATAA
- a CDS encoding capsule assembly Wzi family protein — MKKLFLSFCLPLFLYSLPTFAQSTYAPLQESYYQLLHRYELLNGQWSSELGSMVKPFQREAIATFLDSLELGSPSQADQFNLDYLRLDNWEYTDTLAENSRKAIFGVFYKNQRDLLSVREKDFELYVNPVLHLGVGADQAEGNPYINTRAVQLHGTIDRKIGFYTYIGENQIAFPDYVDRHIRNKLNVPQEGFWKGYGERGVDFLTARGHISFSASKHIDLQLGHGRHSVGNGYRSMLLSDFANNYLFLRINTKVWKLQYTNIFAQMTADLTGNSTGLYGTAAFPHKYFAMHRLGASITPKLQLGLFESITYGDASGNFDFNYLNPIIFYRAVEQQGGSAGNALLGLDLRWLPLRGVALYTQALIDEFVISEIRSGKNWWGNKYALQFGLEYANALSIDNLDLQLEYNRVRPYTYAHEDLYRSYTHYEQPLAHPLGANFKELIGIARFQPIGRLQLQAKLIGAQYGGDTLNSNWGHNILLDNRTKERDYNNTLGQGVENNLLIADFIASYQLWHNMFIDLRYLHRSRQNDLLPEAETTNFTSIALRWNIRQRYYDF; from the coding sequence TTGAAAAAACTTTTCCTCTCTTTCTGCCTGCCTCTTTTTTTGTACTCTCTTCCCACATTTGCCCAGAGCACCTATGCCCCTCTGCAGGAATCTTATTACCAACTGCTGCATCGCTATGAGCTTTTGAATGGGCAGTGGTCATCTGAACTGGGTTCCATGGTCAAGCCTTTCCAGCGAGAAGCTATTGCTACTTTTTTAGATTCCTTAGAGCTTGGCTCACCCTCACAGGCAGATCAGTTTAACCTTGACTATCTCAGGCTGGACAATTGGGAATATACGGATACGCTGGCAGAAAACAGTCGTAAAGCCATCTTTGGTGTTTTTTACAAAAACCAGCGTGATTTACTTAGTGTAAGGGAGAAAGATTTTGAACTCTATGTGAACCCGGTATTGCATTTGGGGGTGGGAGCAGATCAGGCGGAGGGAAATCCTTATATTAATACACGAGCTGTGCAATTGCACGGGACCATTGACCGTAAAATTGGCTTTTATACGTATATCGGTGAAAATCAGATCGCTTTTCCTGACTATGTGGATCGCCATATCAGAAATAAGCTTAACGTACCTCAGGAAGGTTTCTGGAAAGGCTACGGCGAAAGAGGTGTAGACTTCCTGACGGCACGAGGACATATCAGTTTCAGCGCCAGTAAGCATATTGATCTGCAACTAGGCCACGGACGTCATTCTGTAGGGAATGGCTATCGCTCCATGCTACTTTCTGACTTTGCCAATAATTACCTCTTTCTCCGTATCAATACAAAAGTCTGGAAGTTACAGTATACCAATATCTTCGCCCAAATGACGGCTGACCTCACCGGCAATAGTACCGGCCTTTATGGAACAGCAGCCTTCCCTCATAAGTATTTTGCCATGCATAGGCTGGGCGCCAGTATTACCCCTAAGCTACAGCTTGGCTTGTTTGAGAGTATTACCTATGGAGATGCGTCGGGCAATTTTGATTTTAACTACCTGAATCCCATCATTTTTTACCGAGCTGTAGAGCAACAGGGAGGTAGTGCCGGTAATGCATTACTGGGTCTGGACTTACGCTGGCTTCCGCTCAGAGGGGTCGCGCTCTACACCCAGGCTTTGATTGATGAGTTTGTGATTTCTGAAATTCGCTCAGGAAAGAACTGGTGGGGCAATAAGTACGCGCTTCAATTTGGTCTTGAATATGCCAATGCCCTGAGCATTGATAATCTGGATTTGCAGTTAGAGTATAATAGGGTACGGCCTTATACTTATGCCCATGAGGATCTCTATCGCAGTTATACTCACTACGAACAGCCACTGGCCCACCCTCTGGGCGCTAATTTTAAGGAGCTAATAGGTATAGCACGTTTTCAACCTATTGGCAGATTGCAGCTACAGGCCAAACTTATTGGGGCACAGTATGGAGGAGATACACTAAACTCCAATTGGGGGCATAATATCCTGCTGGATAATCGTACCAAGGAGCGTGACTATAATAACACCCTGGGACAAGGGGTGGAGAACAATTTGTTGATCGCTGATTTTATTGCCTCTTATCAGCTGTGGCACAATATGTTCATAGACTTACGCTACCTGCATCGCAGCCGTCAGAATGATTTGCTGCCGGAAGCGGAAACCACCAATTTTACTTCTATCGCGCTGCGCTGGAACATCCGGCAGCGCTACTATGATTTCTAA
- a CDS encoding LytR/AlgR family response regulator transcription factor, with amino-acid sequence MIRCIAIDDEPLALDVLEDFIKKVPFLQLVKCCQSAVEAIELLHQENIQLIFLDIQMPQISGVQFLKSLEHRPKVIFTTAYSDYALEGFNLDAVDYLLKPFTFERFLKAVNKAYQQINMQTAPPEQAAPLVKDYMFVKSGYDIIKVHYKDIRYIEGLKDYVKIHTDEKVVVSLMSMKTLADDLPEQFIRVHRSFIVNFERITLVQKRKVFIQKVEIPIGEVYRDAFFERLKQER; translated from the coding sequence ATGATTAGATGCATAGCGATTGATGATGAGCCCCTGGCACTTGATGTGTTAGAAGATTTTATCAAAAAAGTGCCTTTCCTGCAACTGGTAAAATGCTGTCAGAGCGCGGTGGAAGCTATAGAGCTTCTCCATCAGGAAAATATCCAGCTTATCTTTCTGGACATTCAGATGCCGCAAATCTCAGGAGTGCAGTTTCTGAAAAGCCTGGAGCATCGTCCGAAAGTCATTTTTACTACTGCCTATTCAGATTATGCACTGGAGGGCTTTAACCTGGACGCGGTAGATTACCTGCTCAAGCCTTTTACCTTTGAGCGTTTCCTCAAGGCAGTGAATAAAGCGTATCAGCAGATCAATATGCAGACTGCTCCCCCAGAACAGGCGGCGCCCCTGGTAAAGGATTATATGTTTGTAAAATCGGGCTATGACATTATCAAGGTACATTATAAGGATATTCGCTATATAGAAGGGCTGAAAGATTATGTAAAAATACATACTGACGAAAAGGTTGTGGTATCTTTGATGAGCATGAAGACTCTGGCAGATGATCTGCCTGAGCAATTTATAAGGGTACATCGCAGTTTTATCGTTAATTTTGAACGAATCACCCTGGTACAAAAACGGAAAGTATTTATTCAAAAAGTAGAGATACCTATTGGGGAGGTATACAGAGATGCTTTTTTTGAGAGACTGAAGCAAGAACGTTAG
- a CDS encoding alanine racemase — translation MKLTEPTLLLDEEKARNNIAVMADKARKLGVELHPHFKTHQSQAVGGWFAEEGIKAITVSSLRMASYFADDGWEEITVAFPVNVLRKDIIKDLSKRIRLNLYINNLESAQYLEKHLKRPVGVFTEIDTGYHRSGIPYQADEEISRLLSFFKHAEHLQFQGIYAHAGHSYHVQGKEAVSKIHRETAGRLNEVRNKFEADFGPIKVSLGDTPSCSLADDFSDVDIIRPGNYVFYDLVQAQIGACTTEEIAVCMASPIVEKHSDRGEVIIHGGAVHFSKDTLAEGEQKMYGKVVPLHNEGWGEPLEGCYVKSLSQEHGVVKLSETVMKQIKVGDWIGILPVHSCLTADLMRSYCTLGGQVLRCMP, via the coding sequence ATGAAACTTACAGAACCTACCTTATTGCTGGACGAAGAAAAAGCCAGAAATAATATAGCCGTGATGGCTGATAAAGCCCGTAAGCTGGGCGTAGAACTGCACCCCCACTTCAAAACCCATCAATCTCAGGCAGTGGGAGGATGGTTTGCCGAGGAAGGCATCAAAGCCATTACTGTTTCTTCTTTGCGCATGGCTTCCTACTTCGCTGACGATGGCTGGGAAGAAATTACTGTAGCTTTTCCGGTCAATGTGCTCCGCAAAGACATCATCAAAGACCTTTCAAAACGAATCCGGCTCAACCTTTATATCAATAACCTGGAATCAGCTCAGTACCTGGAAAAGCACCTGAAAAGACCTGTTGGCGTATTCACTGAAATTGATACGGGCTATCATCGTTCCGGCATCCCATATCAAGCTGATGAGGAAATTTCTCGCCTGCTTTCTTTTTTTAAGCATGCTGAGCATCTGCAGTTTCAGGGTATTTATGCCCATGCCGGTCATTCCTATCATGTGCAGGGCAAGGAAGCGGTAAGCAAAATCCATCGTGAAACGGCTGGTCGACTCAACGAAGTCAGGAATAAGTTTGAAGCGGATTTTGGCCCGATCAAAGTCAGCCTGGGAGATACACCATCCTGTAGCCTGGCCGACGATTTTAGTGATGTGGATATCATCCGTCCCGGAAACTATGTGTTCTATGATTTGGTTCAGGCTCAGATTGGTGCCTGCACTACTGAAGAGATTGCGGTATGCATGGCTTCGCCTATTGTAGAAAAACATTCGGATAGAGGCGAGGTGATTATACATGGAGGAGCCGTTCACTTTTCTAAAGATACACTGGCTGAAGGTGAGCAAAAGATGTATGGTAAGGTGGTCCCTTTGCATAATGAAGGCTGGGGTGAGCCTCTGGAGGGGTGCTATGTAAAATCGCTATCTCAGGAACATGGTGTAGTAAAGCTGAGTGAAACTGTCATGAAGCAGATTAAAGTGGGAGACTGGATCGGTATCCTGCCCGTACATTCCTGCCTTACGGCTGACCTGATGCGCTCCTACTGCACTTTGGGGGGACAGGTATTACGTTGCATGCCTTAA